The Fictibacillus arsenicus genome contains a region encoding:
- a CDS encoding acyl-CoA dehydrogenase family protein, translated as MSNTVEKEIIGGSFLIEDLAAADIYTPEDFSEEHLMIAKTTEDFVAKEVVPHLEKMEDHDFEVSRKLLTKAGELGLLGADVPEEYGGLGLDKISSSLITEKFARGRGFSISYGAHVGIGSLPIVLFGNEEQKKKYLPELATGEKIAAYALTEPGSGSDALGARTTAKLNAEGTHYILNGEKQWITNSAFADVFVVYAKIDGEKFSAFIVERGLQGVSTGPEEKKMGIKSSSTRTLILEDVAVPKENLLWEAGKGHLIAFNILNIGRYKLALGCVGAAKRAFEVSVKYANERQQFKRKISSFSLIQEKLANMAISTFASESSVYRTVGLFENRLGALSDEKQKDGRELAKAIAEYAIECSLNKVFASETLDYVVDEGVQIHGGYGFMSEYEIEGAYRDSRINRIFEGTNEINRLLVPGTLVKKAMKNELPLIQKATALQQELMMLMPVEVGTEPLDQEKYLVSMAKKIFLMTAGLAVQKFGPKLEQEQEVLANLADIISEIYSMESVLLRTEKAINKSGAEKAKQKLLYTEVYCQEAFNRIEAHAKESIIAVEEGDMLRMMLSALKKLTRHTPVNVIKKKREIAVLLLEEERYVV; from the coding sequence ATGTCAAACACAGTGGAAAAAGAGATCATCGGCGGAAGTTTTTTAATCGAAGACCTCGCTGCAGCAGATATTTACACACCGGAAGATTTTTCAGAAGAACATTTAATGATCGCAAAGACTACTGAAGATTTTGTAGCAAAAGAAGTGGTGCCGCACCTTGAAAAGATGGAAGACCATGACTTTGAGGTATCACGCAAATTGCTTACAAAAGCAGGTGAGCTTGGTCTTTTAGGCGCAGATGTTCCAGAAGAATATGGCGGACTTGGTCTAGATAAGATTTCGTCATCGTTGATCACTGAAAAATTTGCGCGCGGACGCGGTTTTTCAATCAGCTATGGAGCTCATGTAGGTATCGGCTCTCTTCCAATTGTTCTTTTTGGAAACGAAGAACAGAAGAAAAAGTATCTGCCAGAGTTAGCAACTGGTGAAAAAATTGCAGCTTACGCCTTAACAGAGCCGGGTTCAGGATCAGATGCACTTGGGGCGAGAACAACAGCGAAGCTTAATGCTGAAGGTACTCATTATATTTTAAATGGTGAAAAGCAGTGGATTACGAACTCTGCATTTGCTGATGTTTTCGTTGTATATGCAAAAATCGACGGCGAAAAATTCTCAGCTTTTATCGTTGAAAGAGGGTTACAAGGTGTCTCTACTGGACCGGAAGAAAAGAAGATGGGTATCAAGAGTTCATCTACACGTACATTGATTTTGGAAGATGTAGCTGTACCAAAGGAAAATCTGTTATGGGAAGCTGGCAAAGGGCACTTGATCGCATTTAACATTCTGAATATCGGCCGATACAAGCTAGCTTTGGGATGTGTGGGAGCTGCGAAACGAGCATTTGAGGTTTCTGTAAAATATGCAAACGAACGCCAGCAGTTCAAACGCAAAATCAGTTCTTTCAGCTTGATTCAAGAAAAGCTTGCGAACATGGCAATTTCGACATTCGCATCTGAAAGCTCTGTTTACAGAACAGTAGGGCTGTTCGAAAACCGGTTAGGCGCACTTTCAGATGAAAAGCAAAAAGACGGACGTGAGCTTGCAAAAGCGATTGCAGAATATGCGATTGAATGTTCTTTAAACAAAGTATTTGCTTCTGAAACACTTGATTATGTAGTAGATGAAGGCGTTCAAATCCATGGCGGATACGGCTTCATGTCAGAATACGAGATCGAGGGAGCATATCGTGATTCACGTATTAACCGTATTTTTGAAGGAACGAACGAGATCAACCGCTTGCTTGTTCCGGGGACACTCGTTAAAAAAGCGATGAAAAATGAACTGCCATTGATCCAAAAAGCAACAGCTCTTCAGCAAGAACTGATGATGCTTATGCCTGTAGAAGTCGGTACTGAACCGCTGGATCAAGAAAAGTACTTAGTTTCTATGGCTAAGAAAATTTTCTTGATGACTGCTGGCCTTGCTGTTCAAAAATTCGGTCCAAAGCTTGAACAAGAGCAAGAGGTATTAGCTAATCTTGCTGATATTATCAGCGAGATCTACAGCATGGAATCTGTACTTTTACGTACGGAAAAAGCCATCAATAAGTCTGGAGCAGAAAAGGCAAAACAAAAGCTTCTATACACAGAAGTGTATTGCCAGGAAGCATTCAACCGCATTGAAGCACATGCGAAGGAATCCATTATTGCTGTTGAAGAAGGGGATATGCTGCGCATGATGCTTTCTGCATTAAAGAAGCTGACACGCCATACGCCTGTGAATGTTATCAAGAAGAAGCGGGAAATCGCTGTATTGCTTCTTGAAGAAGAACGCTACGTTGTTTAA
- a CDS encoding toprim domain-containing protein: MNGSMNKVIIVEGKSDKEKLSAILNEPVEIICTNGTLGLDKLEELALAIEDRDVYILVDADEAGHKLRKQLQRELPNAEHLYINKMYREVATTPLMYLAKVLVGAHFNIHKNCLG, translated from the coding sequence ATGAATGGAAGCATGAATAAAGTAATCATTGTCGAAGGGAAATCCGATAAAGAAAAGCTTTCCGCAATCTTAAATGAACCGGTTGAAATTATTTGTACGAATGGCACATTAGGTTTGGATAAATTAGAAGAGCTTGCATTAGCAATCGAAGATAGAGATGTTTATATCCTTGTGGATGCTGATGAAGCAGGTCATAAGCTACGAAAACAGCTTCAGCGGGAGCTCCCGAATGCAGAGCATTTATATATTAATAAGATGTACAGAGAAGTTGCGACGACACCTCTTATGTACTTGGCAAAAGTATTAGTAGGTGCTCACTTTAATATTCATAAAAACTGTTTAGGATGA
- a CDS encoding arsenate reductase family protein → MLLTVYEYPKCSTCQKAKKWLKENEVAFQPVHIVDNPPSKEELIDLVQKSGLEIKKFFNTSGMKYRELGMKEKMKTASDDELLELLASDGMLIKRPIATDGQSVTVGFKEDQYENTWKK, encoded by the coding sequence ATGCTACTGACAGTATACGAATATCCAAAATGCTCAACATGCCAAAAAGCAAAAAAATGGCTTAAAGAAAATGAAGTAGCCTTTCAGCCTGTACATATCGTGGACAACCCACCTTCAAAGGAAGAACTTATAGATTTAGTTCAAAAGAGCGGGTTGGAGATTAAAAAATTCTTTAATACAAGCGGCATGAAGTATCGTGAATTAGGTATGAAAGAGAAAATGAAAACGGCTTCAGATGATGAACTTCTTGAACTATTAGCATCTGATGGCATGCTGATCAAAAGGCCAATCGCAACAGACGGGCAAAGCGTAACAGTGGGCTTTAAAGAAGATCAGTACGAAAACACTTGGAAAAAGTAA
- a CDS encoding thioredoxin family protein: protein MKEITRTNWEHVIEQSIHKPFFLYLETPLCGTCKMGKKMMEVAIETVRAQRGNNMQTGVCNINEMPELADQYGITSVPCLMVLSRGMAVKKIYALQSAGNIYQTMIDFLNKEK, encoded by the coding sequence ATGAAAGAAATCACAAGAACGAATTGGGAACATGTTATCGAACAATCCATACATAAGCCTTTCTTTCTCTACTTGGAAACACCATTATGTGGTACATGTAAGATGGGAAAAAAAATGATGGAAGTAGCAATAGAAACAGTTCGAGCTCAAAGAGGAAACAATATGCAGACTGGAGTATGCAATATTAATGAGATGCCCGAACTTGCAGATCAATATGGAATTACGAGTGTCCCTTGTCTAATGGTGCTATCGAGAGGGATGGCAGTGAAAAAGATCTATGCCCTTCAATCGGCAGGAAATATTTATCAAACGATGATAGATTTCTTAAATAAGGAAAAATAA
- a CDS encoding acetyl-CoA C-acetyltransferase: MLKDAVIVAGARTAVGKAKKGSFAHMRPDELAAVTIKETLQRAGNYDGPIDDLIIGCAVPEAEQGMNMARLIGARAGLPETVPAITINRFCSSGLQSIAYGAEKIMLGAADAIIAGGAESMSLVPVVGHVVKPNPYLVETVPQYYMGMGHTAEEVARRFGVSRQDQDEFAVRSHQKAAAAIKEGKFNDEIVPVSVMKRWLDEQSKLVEKEIAVSVDEGVRPDTSLEVLGKLRPAFTPTGSVTAGNSSQTSDGAASVLVMNREKAIAEGLTPLLKFRSFAVAGVAPDIMGVGPVAAIPKALKMAGLELSDIGLFELNEAFASQAVQVIRELNLDESKVNVNGGAIALGHPLGCSGTKLTLTLLHEMKRRNEQFGIVTMCIGGGMGAAGVFELVG; this comes from the coding sequence ATGTTAAAAGATGCAGTCATAGTTGCAGGTGCTCGTACAGCTGTCGGGAAAGCAAAAAAAGGATCTTTTGCACATATGAGACCGGATGAATTAGCGGCAGTAACGATTAAAGAAACACTACAGCGTGCTGGAAATTACGATGGTCCGATCGATGATCTGATCATTGGATGTGCTGTTCCTGAAGCAGAACAAGGAATGAACATGGCTCGTTTGATTGGAGCCCGTGCTGGTCTGCCTGAAACGGTACCGGCTATTACGATCAACCGGTTCTGTTCTTCGGGTCTGCAAAGTATTGCTTATGGTGCAGAAAAGATTATGCTTGGCGCTGCTGACGCTATCATTGCAGGCGGAGCAGAATCTATGAGTCTTGTACCCGTTGTGGGGCACGTCGTAAAACCAAATCCTTATTTGGTAGAAACGGTTCCTCAATATTATATGGGAATGGGGCACACGGCTGAAGAAGTGGCTAGAAGATTCGGCGTTTCGCGTCAGGATCAGGATGAATTTGCAGTAAGAAGCCACCAAAAAGCTGCAGCGGCTATTAAAGAAGGAAAGTTTAATGATGAGATCGTTCCGGTTTCCGTTATGAAGCGCTGGCTGGATGAGCAATCAAAGCTTGTTGAAAAAGAAATCGCGGTTTCTGTCGACGAGGGTGTTCGTCCAGATACTTCTTTAGAAGTGTTAGGCAAACTGCGCCCGGCATTTACTCCGACAGGTTCTGTAACAGCAGGAAACTCTTCGCAGACAAGTGACGGAGCAGCCTCTGTGTTAGTAATGAACAGAGAAAAAGCGATCGCCGAAGGATTAACACCTCTGTTGAAATTCCGTTCCTTTGCGGTGGCAGGAGTGGCGCCGGATATTATGGGAGTCGGCCCTGTTGCTGCTATTCCAAAAGCATTGAAAATGGCAGGTCTGGAGCTTTCAGATATCGGATTATTTGAATTGAATGAGGCTTTCGCCTCGCAGGCAGTTCAGGTTATCCGTGAACTGAACCTCGATGAAAGCAAAGTAAACGTGAATGGCGGGGCCATTGCACTTGGACATCCGCTTGGATGCTCCGGAACGAAACTTACGCTTACATTGCTTCACGAAATGAAGCGACGAAACGAGCAGTTCGGTATTGTGACAATGTGTATCGGCGGCGGAATGGGTGCAGCAGGCGTATTTGAACTTGTTGGATAA
- a CDS encoding YusG family protein yields the protein MNEDRRDVTSRVFGKMKGGSMSLYLDQDEIGQIRFTNQGNMYEMAEGFEFDADKIYKREKPAEIPNPTKYVDECDKGWC from the coding sequence ATGAACGAAGATAGACGAGATGTGACTTCAAGAGTATTTGGCAAAATGAAAGGCGGCTCCATGTCGCTGTACCTTGACCAAGATGAGATCGGCCAGATTCGATTTACGAATCAAGGGAATATGTATGAAATGGCTGAGGGTTTTGAATTCGATGCAGACAAAATCTATAAACGTGAAAAACCAGCTGAAATACCTAACCCAACAAAATATGTAGACGAGTGCGATAAAGGCTGGTGCTAG
- the gcvH gene encoding glycine cleavage system protein GcvH, producing MEFPKELRYSEEHEWTKTEDGNKVRIGITAFAQDELGDIVFVELPEVGDELTADEPFGSVESVKTVSELYAPVSGKVVEVNTDLDDSPELVNESPYEKAWMVVVELSDSSELEKLMTAEQYEELIKED from the coding sequence ATGGAATTTCCAAAAGAGTTACGCTATTCAGAAGAACACGAGTGGACTAAAACAGAAGACGGCAATAAAGTTCGTATCGGTATTACGGCATTTGCACAAGACGAGCTTGGAGATATCGTGTTTGTTGAGCTTCCTGAAGTTGGAGATGAGCTTACAGCGGACGAGCCTTTCGGCAGTGTAGAATCTGTAAAAACAGTTTCTGAGCTTTACGCTCCTGTATCTGGAAAAGTTGTAGAAGTAAACACAGACCTTGATGACAGCCCAGAACTAGTTAACGAATCTCCATATGAGAAAGCATGGATGGTAGTAGTAGAACTTTCAGATTCCTCTGAGCTTGAAAAATTAATGACAGCTGAACAATATGAGGAATTAATTAAAGAAGATTAA
- a CDS encoding 3-hydroxyacyl-CoA dehydrogenase/enoyl-CoA hydratase family protein → MSRQIRKAAVLGSGVMGSGIAAHLANVGIPTLLLDIVPPSLSEEEKTKGITEDHPAFRNKFTLTATRKLLKQKPAPLAVKENLDLITIGNLTDDLEKLKEVDWIIEVVVERLDVKQKLFEKVDQYRKPGSIVTSNTSGISIRAMAEGRSEDFKSHFLGTHFFNPPRYLKLLEIIPTEDTKPEIVQFIRNFGENVLGKGVVEAKDTPNFIANRIGTYGLMVTMQEMMKQGYTVGEVDSVTGPLIGRPKSATFRTLDVVGLDTFLHVARNVYEQVDGKEKEVFEIPDFLNEMVDKGWTGSKNGQGFYLKQRSKTGSEILELDPKTLEYKPRSKMKTATLEAAKQMKTTNQKVKALLYSEDRAGKLLWDIIKPVLLYSAEKCYEIADDLVAIDQAMRWGFGWEHGPFEIWDAIGLPESVERMKAEGETIPQWVEELLQSEKTSFYSKAEGEVSYYHNGTYLPVEENKKVVHLSRLKEKGNVITKNGGATLIDLGDDVAGLEFTSPNNAIGPEIIMMLHQAIDEVEKNYKGLVIGNQGKNFCVGANLMLILMEAQDENFFELDMMVRQFQQAMARVRYSSKPVVAANFGMTLGGGVEVSLPAARLQMSSETYMGLVETGVGLIPGGGGNKELYIRLLEQLPEGAKGDLQKVANQAFETIAMAKVSTSAQEARKLGFLRNEDNISVNGDHILHDAKSQVLALSDLGYTAPVKKKIPVVGEAGYATLALGAQTMHFSQYISEHDLKIAKKLAFVLAGGRVPEGTYVDEQYLLDLEREAFLSLAGEPKSQARMQHMLVKGKPLRN, encoded by the coding sequence CAAAGGGGATCACAGAAGATCACCCGGCATTCCGTAACAAATTTACCTTAACAGCAACACGAAAATTACTTAAACAAAAACCAGCCCCGCTGGCGGTGAAAGAAAACCTTGATTTAATTACAATTGGAAACTTAACGGACGATCTAGAGAAGCTGAAAGAAGTAGACTGGATCATTGAGGTTGTCGTAGAACGTCTCGATGTTAAGCAAAAGCTTTTTGAAAAGGTTGATCAATACCGCAAGCCCGGAAGCATTGTAACTTCTAATACGTCTGGTATATCCATTCGTGCGATGGCTGAAGGCCGATCCGAAGATTTTAAATCTCACTTTTTAGGAACTCACTTTTTTAATCCTCCAAGATACTTGAAACTTTTGGAGATCATTCCTACTGAAGATACGAAACCTGAAATCGTACAGTTCATCAGAAATTTTGGTGAGAACGTTCTCGGAAAAGGTGTAGTTGAAGCAAAAGATACACCGAACTTTATCGCGAACCGCATTGGCACATATGGACTTATGGTAACGATGCAGGAAATGATGAAACAAGGCTATACTGTCGGTGAAGTGGATTCTGTAACTGGACCTCTTATCGGCCGTCCAAAATCAGCAACGTTCAGAACGCTGGATGTCGTTGGTCTTGATACATTCCTTCATGTAGCTCGAAACGTGTACGAACAAGTAGACGGGAAAGAAAAAGAAGTTTTTGAAATTCCTGATTTTCTAAATGAAATGGTTGATAAAGGGTGGACAGGAAGCAAAAATGGCCAGGGCTTCTATTTAAAGCAAAGAAGCAAAACAGGCAGCGAAATTTTAGAGCTTGACCCTAAAACACTCGAATACAAGCCGCGTTCAAAGATGAAAACAGCAACACTTGAAGCTGCTAAACAAATGAAAACAACAAACCAGAAAGTGAAAGCGCTTTTATATAGTGAAGATCGTGCAGGCAAGCTCCTATGGGACATCATTAAACCCGTTCTTTTGTATTCGGCAGAGAAATGCTATGAAATTGCGGACGATCTTGTAGCGATCGACCAGGCGATGAGGTGGGGATTTGGCTGGGAACACGGACCTTTTGAGATTTGGGATGCAATCGGTCTGCCAGAGTCGGTAGAAAGAATGAAGGCTGAAGGAGAGACGATTCCACAATGGGTGGAAGAATTGCTTCAATCAGAGAAGACATCATTCTACTCAAAAGCTGAAGGTGAAGTGTCGTACTACCACAATGGAACCTATTTGCCTGTAGAAGAAAATAAGAAAGTGGTTCACTTAAGCCGTCTTAAAGAAAAAGGCAATGTGATCACGAAAAATGGCGGAGCTACCTTGATCGATTTAGGTGATGATGTAGCGGGCCTTGAATTTACGTCACCGAATAATGCGATCGGACCTGAGATCATTATGATGCTTCATCAGGCGATCGACGAAGTAGAGAAAAACTACAAAGGGCTTGTCATCGGAAACCAAGGTAAGAACTTCTGTGTTGGAGCAAATCTCATGCTCATTTTAATGGAAGCACAAGATGAAAACTTTTTTGAACTCGATATGATGGTCCGTCAGTTCCAGCAAGCGATGGCAAGAGTGAGATACAGTTCAAAGCCTGTTGTAGCTGCAAACTTCGGAATGACACTAGGCGGCGGAGTTGAAGTATCATTGCCGGCTGCAAGATTGCAGATGTCATCTGAAACTTACATGGGTCTCGTAGAAACTGGAGTAGGACTCATTCCTGGGGGAGGCGGAAACAAAGAGCTCTATATCCGCCTATTAGAACAGCTTCCGGAAGGTGCGAAAGGCGATCTGCAAAAGGTGGCGAATCAGGCATTTGAAACGATCGCCATGGCGAAAGTTTCAACATCAGCACAAGAAGCTAGAAAACTAGGATTCTTACGAAACGAAGACAACATCTCAGTAAATGGCGATCATATTTTACATGATGCGAAAAGTCAGGTCCTTGCACTTTCAGACCTTGGTTACACTGCGCCTGTTAAAAAGAAGATACCAGTGGTTGGGGAAGCTGGATATGCAACGCTCGCACTCGGTGCACAAACGATGCATTTCAGCCAATACATTTCTGAACATGATTTAAAAATTGCTAAGAAACTAGCATTTGTTTTAGCAGGAGGAAGAGTGCCTGAAGGAACATATGTGGATGAACAATATTTACTTGATCTTGAAAGAGAAGCATTTTTAAGCCTTGCAGGAGAACCAAAGAGCCAGGCAAGAATGCAGCATATGCTTGTAAAAGGCAAGCCGCTAAGAAACTAA